AGCCGGAACCGGAGACgcccgacgaagagagaagaagagaaagggagaagaagagaaagaaagaagagaaagggaggagagaaagagagagggagacgaagaagggagacgacggggacgggaggaggagagccaagaaaagaagacagagaagaaaaggagggaggacagaacgagaaagggagaagaagcgaacgtgGAGGGAAGcagcagcagaagaaaggcgatgCAGGGACAAAACAGGCGGTAACTGCGGAGAACGGTTTCCAAAAGAACGAAGAAAGGACGACAGCCAAGATCAGGAGATCGAGGAACAGCTGAAAGATCGAAGACTCTATCCAGGGAGAGGCCTTTGAGGACGACGCCACAGCTTCACGTCAGCCCGTCCACACTCCTCCCCCCTGAGAAAGATGCTCTACTCCCTCATTTTTGATTtcacgtctctctttcttgccgTTGTTTTCGATCTCCCACCTTCGGGGTGTAGGCGGCCTGTTGAGTCCAGTTTCCTTGCTAGCCCACGCATGAATCTAAAACCAGcatcgtctcctttccttcccctcgctgCACTCCCATTTCATCTGTTTCTTCacctctctccctcggcgcGCGTATTCGGGTTCAAACTAACTGCTGCCGACTTTTCAAgattctctctcgccgtttcgcctcttcgcctttcggAATCTCCCCTGGTAGGGATGCCGAGGCTTACCGCTGTTCCTTTCCGGCGAGGGCTATCCTGTGCTAGCGAGGCGCCAGGTCTCCTGCGCCTTGTCAGCGCTCTGGAAGCtgtgaaagagaaaaaacgagaaaagggggagcGGGAGACACGGAGGGCCGGAGAAATGGCGAGGAAccaggaggagaaaagggcgaagcaaggggacggagaaaggggaacGAAAAAGGGTGaaacaaagaagaaagaaggaagcaaaaacgACAACAGActctgcgagagaaagagaaaaggagtcCGGCAAGAAGCAAGACGGAtcgggaagaaagaaggggagaaacaggggaagagaaTTTGGCTCGTAAATTTTCATGTCACAGAAGATACCACACGATCGacccctcttttcccgtctgtTTCGGCCCTCTGAGGTCTttgaaagaaaggaagatgaagaaaacCTTGGGGAAACCGAAAAGGACCGCATgcatctctgtttttcgtgttGCACggccgagacagcagagacaccggctgtttacgcgcatgcagcttcAGAGGCCTTATTCTCACCGGACTCATCAAAACAAGAGAATGAAGAGATCCTTTTatcgttctctttctgtgttgcCCAGAAACTCTGGGCTGCCTTTGCCAAGAGAGCTTTCCCCACTGCCTCGTGCCCGTGCCCAACAGGATCACACTCCGGGGGCATTGGTCTGGACTTCTGGCGAGTCGTTCAGGCTCAGAGAAAACCTGATTGAGAGACAAATTcccagacacacacacgttgACAGCCACGTCTACTCTCTTGAAAAGTGGCCAGGATCAGCCGAGATGTTCGCAACAGAAAGCACATGAGTCGGTCTTTACGGCTTGTTCACCTGTTGTGAAGAACTTTTCAAATGGAAACAAGCGACTGGcccctcctcctctctttgaTTTCTCTGATCCACCTTCTTCGGTGCTCGAAATGTAATGCACGTCTACACAGCTACatgcaaatatatgtatatacatatgagCCCATTTACATATGCACACGAACGCAgcttacatatatatatatatatatatatatatatatatatatatatatatatacatgcacatctATGAATAATACCCAGGTAGATCTACGTGGCTGACACCTGGTTGGCCAGAGAGAATGGCCAGAAGGGGCATCTGTGTGTCACGGGGAgatttctctgtctcggtaAACCTTGCATGCAGCTTCCGAAAAATCGGAAAAACGGAGATGCACTGGGGGAAAGCATCCACGATTGAGAGAGGTTCCGCCTGTGAGGAGCACCCAGGGAAGACACCACGGAAATCCCAGGTGCCAGTAGCAGGCTGTGTCTCTCAGTTCCACGGGTCTGAACCTGAAAAAAGGCGTCCGTTGTCGGAACATTTCAGGTGGAGGAGAGACTGATACATGTCAAGGGGGTATTTCTCTGTGGAAAGCCTTGACACAGTGAGGCAAGAACAACGTGCAcaactctctttctccatatatatatatatatatatatatatatatattgagGTAAGTGTATGTATAGGTACACATATAGATAAACGTCTGTCGAGTGTTTCACCCAATTGTAGTTGGAAACAATCTATAATCTTATTTGGGTTTTATAGTTAGCTTCGTCCAGTGTGGTTTCCATCGCAAAAGACGCACGGTTTCGTTTGAAACGAGGCCATTTCGCTGAAGCCAAAAAATATCAAAGGAAGCCGCGAGCTTTGGTCTCAatgctgtctcgcttcttcatTGTCATCGCAAGCAACGACTGGGAGCGGACGCAACCTCCCGTATCTCTCGAATCTCCCTGGTTGCCCCTCATATCGCTTGCACGTCGTCTCGGAATTGGGCGAATTCGTGCTTGGTGTCCACAGTGCCTTTTAAAGTCTTCTCACAGTGGCATTTCCGTGTTTTCCGTCTCTAGTCGAGAGGCCGCAGAGCAGCTCGCGCAGGGTGTCGTCCCGAGACGGAATCTCATGTGCTGAGGAGAAAAGCTTTCTATGTCTCCATGCCAAAGAGCCGCTTACAACCCCCCCTCCTTGTCGTCTCCAGTGTGTGCTCGTGCGTCCCCGTCTCATGTGCGTGCCActggcgaggcgaagactcGCTCACGTGGAAAAAACGTCCTGTCAGTGAGCGCACATcgacatgcatatacatatatatatatatatatatatacgggGCAGCATAAGGTATACGCTTTTCTTTGAGCTATATTTATGTCGCGTTGAACGTTGATCTTCTGTGATTAACAGAGGTGGATAAAATGCGACTTTAagtgggggggggggggggggggttggcTTTACCTACAGGGCTGCTGGAATCAAAATGAAAGTAGATCTGTAAAACTATCCAAGTACAACCTGTGACCAGCTACCGTTACATATATCGACGTAAGTCTATGGAGTCCATCCATACACCGAGCTTTGAGCTGTGGCCGTACGCTTCATAAAACTTTGAGTAGGGACCCAGCGCGAACAGATCGTCACTGCGTTGCCCTGCATGCAATTGAGGTGAAAAAGCGccggggagaagagcgcagtCTGTGAGGTGCACGCAACAGCGTAAAAGACTGCccaggcggagacacgcacacgTGCTCGATCGGTCTATTCAAATACAGTTCGACTTGAAATTCCCGATGAACGAAATTCCCAACCGGTGATATTCGCGAGTAGAATGGCCACGCTCTTGAATTCTGCTACCTTTGTCTGGTCCATATCTGAGTGTGAAGAGCCTCTGCAGTGTGCATGGGGGTGAATCTTTTTTATCCCTTATATTATCTATGTTTATTATGTGAGATGCGAGCTATACATACCCGAGTCTTGGTTTGCCAGCAGTTTATGACTTGAAATGTAGTCAGTGGATGGGTTATTCTTGAGTACATCGTATGGGCTTCTTTTCCGCTAGAGAATGGAAACAAAGTGGGCTGACTCGGAAGGCAGGCatcagctgcatgcacttgcaCATTAGGTCTTTGTCCTTGGAAGTTCCTGAGCCTTTCAGGGAAGAAGCAACCCGCTGCgcccgccttttctcgcgccaTGTGGCAGCCCAGACTCTTTCctcggagacacaggagagaacacGTGAACGAAAAAATCACACCGAAAGGAACAGGCGCCGCGTGTCCGGAGACGAAAAATGACAAGACGTAGAGAAGGACTGAAGGCGACTGTCAAAACAGATTTTGGAGGCCGAAGATGAAGATCGATAGAAAACAGATGCCGCGGGAGAGAATGAGACGCTCGAGgtcttccgcgtcctccACAGGGAGAAAGCAATTATCCGGCCATTCGTTTGCacacagaaacgcgcgaaagaCTACGGGACATGACACACGGGGAAGGTGAGAGCAAAATGGGACGGACAGCCGGTCACACTCCACCTGGCTTCGCTGTGTTCATACACAGCCCGGGTGGCCAGTTAgcttccctcgctcttcctccgtttGTCCATGACACAGACGTGGATCCTCAGCAACATATATACGAAAGAGATGGATGCAGAAAACTCGCgttcgagagaaaaacgcactGCCACAGGTGTCTTGTTTAGCAAACAAGAATCGGTAAATCTTGCATCTGTATGTAGGTGTGTGACCTCGCACAAAAGCTTAATCAGCAGAAGCCAGCAGACAGAAGGCACGATGCatggaagaagcggcgaggacggaacGAAAAACATTGTCACAAAGATGGACGTGTCGAGTGCGTGGCGGATCACTGGCTGCCGTGAGGGCCAGTCAACCAGGAGCTCTttcagagaggagacacgactATTCGAATCGCCCTTGAAACGCGCGTCTTGCTCGTGTTTTGCTCCTTTCCTCCCGACCCTCGTGTGTCCATGTCGCCATCTCCTTCCCGACTTTCTTCCCTACGCCCGGatttccgctttctcccctcATGCCCCTCCAGAGGTACCCGAAGCCCCGGGGCGGCCCCCACACAAAGCATTCATAGGTTGGGCTCGGCTGGGATGGGGCCCGGAgactcctgtctccttcgcgccaGAAAGGCCGTCTCCCACGGAGCCgccccctctctccgtcgatCCACCTGTCCCCTGAGGGCCTCTCCCACCGGACTCCCTTTCGAGCCTGGTGCCCGCCTCCAGCGCGGCGCGCGAAGACTTTTCACCGTCCCCCAggtccgcctctcgccccgcgcgcGCCCCACGCGAGACGGGGCTCCACGGTCCTCCGGACTTCGCGCCGCCATTCTCGCCACGGGCACTGACGGGGGACGACGAAGAGTCGCTGTCCTCACTCAACGACCTGAGAAAAACACAAGACCCGGACAAGAGCTTctgggaaaaaaggagagtgAGAACGATGCCGCCGCGCTAGAGCCACCGGGATGGGCAAAGGTCGTGGTTCTTTGTTGGAAAGATCACCAGGgcaaaggaagaacagagggTCACAAGCGTGTTTGGAAAAAACCCAGAGAAGTGAACGGCCTTTTGGGGAAGTGCCTGCCACGACGATGTGTGTGCGACGCATTTGCGCACGCGTCCAGAGATAGCAAATGCGGAAGAACAAAGCCGGGCATACACAGCTACGAAGAACGGCGCAACAGCCCGCTCTAGGTACAGCCCCGCAGCCACGTCAACTGTCGcccgccgttttcctccagCTGTGGTGGATTTCTGAGGTCTGCTCTTGACCGACCTTCCTGGCTCTCGGCTTCCTTTTCAATAGGAAATTCTCCTCACCTTGACTGGCTTTTGTATCTGTCCATTCGTGCATCGCGCCCTCCATCGTCACCAGATtcgttgcctcttcttcctaGCCTTCGCCTGccggcctgtctccctcgtccccTTGGCCCTTCTCTGAGCCCGAACACTCCATCTTCACCCCGAGGCCCCATTCCTCCTTGACCTAGCGGCCCTTTCTTGTCCTGGCGGCTGGGGCCTCCGCCCCACGTGTTGGCTGTATCCGCTAGTTGGGCTCCACTCGGGCGGCCGCGGACTGGCATGCGCGCTCCACTCCGACCTCCCagtccgtctcctctctcgacCGGGTGCATTTCGCGCCCAAACGAAGGCTCACGACTGCCGGCCTTTCTGCCCCCAGGCGGCCTGTAGGGCGAGGGAGCCCcgccgcgtctgtctcctcgggcCCGCGAACCCGGAAAGCCCCCGCGGTGCGGGTAgtcgtcgtctctgtctctcatTTCCTCTTCCAGTCGGATGGACCCGCGACGACCGGCCCCGGGGCGCCCAGGGCCTCGGCTCCGACTCCCTCCCCTGCTGAGCCTGCCGTCTTCCACGGAGTTCCGGTCTCCACTTCTGGAGACACTTCGGCGCCTCCggcgcgaaaacggagacccGCGCTCGCCCGAGTCAGGTCGTGCCGGCAACCCCCGCGGCCGAGGCCTGCCGTAGGCTGCTCCAGGCTCGCTGGAGGAAAGGTCGCGATCGTCTCCAGAGAGCCGGCGCCGGCCGCGGAGTCCTGGCGGCACTCGCCTCGGGCGCCCTGGGGAGAAAGAGCTGCGGTCAGAGTCCGAAACCGACGAGCGTCTCCTCGAGCCGGAGCGCCTCGCGCATCTGTCTCCTGGTCcccctcgtctcccgtcCAAAGAAGGTCGCCTCGGTCCGTCTCTGCCACTCCTCTCCCGCGACAGGTCGCggccgtcttccttcttcctggaAAAAGACGACGAACGCCAGCGAGGGTTACTGCGACCGCGCGGCGACCgtgaggacgaagaaggacggcgtGGGTCCGCCCCCCGCTGGGCAGGAGGCCCCGAGCTCGGGGCCTTGCGCCGCGTGCCGgagggcgagcgcgagagggacgcgTCCACGCCCCTTTTGGgcatttctctgtctttcagTGTCTTCCGGCGCTCCGTggacggcgagcgagacgtCCCCGAGCTGAAATCGCCTCTCTTGCTCGATGGCCCCTCCTGCCTCCTCGGGCTCCGCGACTCGCGGCCCCTaccgtctctttccttcttggAGTCTTTGGTCGAGGGCGCAAACCCCGGACTGCTCGGCCCGCCGCTCGCATCCTCCGCGTACGCGACGCCGTTTTCGCCCGCGTGACCCGgcttcttttcgtccttGACACTCAAGGGGGCCTCCCCAGGCCCAGTTGTCTCCCTCGGCGACTTTTCCAAAACGTCTCCACTGCCCGCGAGCTTCCTAGCACCTGCGTCCTGAGACACACTCCGACTCACGCGCTTCCCGccctttcttccgctccctccctcgccttctcggtcCGTCGCCCTCGGGGACATAGACACCTCCCGGTCGTCCCCCTTCTGCTCGGCCTTCTGTGCGCTGGGGGTCGGGGCCTGGCGCATCTCGTCCACGGCGTCGTCGGGCGAGCGACTGATGCTCCGTCGTTGTTCTACGCTCCTCAGGGCCCCCGACGCACCCGCAAGCACCCTGTCCTTGGCGCCCTCTGAGCCCATCCTTCgactttcttcgcgtctgtCTACGCTCCTTCTGCGTCCCGACGAACTccggagaggccgcgacCGAGACCGCGACGAAgcgccgcgcctgtctctgccgcgcagGAGGCTTCGCCCAGAGCCGCCCCCCGCTGCACACCCGCGCGGGGCAGAAAGACTGCGAGACGAGTCCCGACCACGctccgctctttcttcccttctccgcttGCTAAGCGATCCGCGACGGCCCGGAGACAGGCTCCGCCGGCTCGCACTCCCGCGAGGCGGCTccgcgctgctgctgcggtttcgacgacggcggcgcgacgagcggcctaaggggaaaaagaaaagccACGCTCGCAACGAGTTGTGACAAAAAGACTCGGAGCCGCGTTCTTCGCAAAGAAACCTGCCGGCGCCGTCGGCAGTCCGAGGGGCTCTGGCCCGCCGCTTCCTTGCGGGTGTGTGCGTGAACGGTTCGGTCCAAATCGCTCACCTCTACTTCGGctgctctcgcgcttcgGCCGACTCTTCAGGCCGTTGGGGCCCTTCAGTTTGTCCTCGATCTCCATTTTCGCGTACTTCACCTCCTTCAGCTTGTTCTGCAACGCTTCTTGCTGCGCCTCCGGAGTCTGCTGCTGTTTCAAGACGGCGAGAATCGGCGGCGGCGGGACGTCAAAGAGAACGCCGTCTGGGTCGCGGAAGGTCACCAGAGACTGCGATGCCTTGATGCTGGGAGCAGGCAAAGCGTGCacaaggaaacggagacaagtTGACACCAAAGCCCGCGCTCCCCTCGAGAACCCCAAACGCCCTCACACAGCCGTGCCCACCTGGTGCGCACACGGCCACAACCTCGATCAGTCTGGCCCTTTCTGCTTGTATCTTCCGGCAGTATAGATACACGTGGAAGGGAAACGTACAGGACTCATACACACGCgtatgcacacatatatagatgcGCGTGGAAGGGAAACGTACAGGACTCATACACACGTGTATGCACACGTAAGACGAATATCAAAATGCACGCAGAGACCAAGCATGTCAAAGCATATCAATagagatatgcatgcagttgccGGTAAAATATGtgagcgtctccgcgcctcttcctgtctttctcgcgccgcgGCCAAACCACGAAAAGGAACTTACGTCAGCGTCAGGTTGCCAATCGGTTTCCCGTCCATGCCTCGCACAAACTGCGCCTCTTCAGCGGTCTCGAACTCGACGACGGCGAacctgcggagacacggggGAGAGAGCACAAAGGTTTCAGATGCATGAATGATCGAAATGACTACACGTTAATAGACACAGAAAACGTCCAGAACCCAAAACGAACACAATAAAACACATGAGAAACTACGTATGCGTCGAACGGGGATGGTGCAACAGGTGCGGAACGAAGTCGGGCAACACGCACAAcggcggaggagaaaaagcgttCCCGGTAGCAACTCCGCAGAGAGAGTGTGCCGGAAGGTAGACtgaggcagaaaagacctcgcgaggaaacagaggcaattgggcgagggagacacaacgcgaaacggagagaaggaagcggcaTTTACACACATACGCAGAGACGGGTGAAGACTGAGTCGCTGGCGAAGGACGAATGTGGAAGGCTAGGGACTCTCAGGATGTCTGAAAGGCACTCTAAAGAGAACTCAGCAAGACGCATACGTTgagttttccctttttctcctttctgttctctttctttccggcTCCTCTGCTTACTTGGATTTTTTCTCTGGATGCTGATCCACGCGGAGGTCGGAGATTTTCCCGAAGTCCCGGAGCAGCAAGCGAAGCTCTTCCTTTTCATACTGAGAACCAGCGCATCGCAGCGCATCGCTGACAGTCGTCCGTTCGTGCGTGTTTCCCGTCTGATTCTTCATCTGATAAACACCCCGGACGAGGTGTCTTTACCaagcgtctctttccccgctctcttcttcacagGAGGCCCTTCCATTCCCCGCGTTCCCTTCGTTGCTTCACATCGGTGACAACTTTTCCAAACGCCGTTCATTTTCCATCTCTCTACCCACGGAAACAGTCCCTTGTTGTTTGCGGCTCttcccgcgccttctcctttctctcccttcccttccgcTTGTTGTGTCTCAGTCTCGACCGACCTCTCGGACCTCCCTGGCTAGCCGCTCAAGGTAACTACGCCACCTCACCCCACCTCACGACACGCGGGTGCGACCATCCCTCTTTTCGGCTCTTTTTCCGTGTTGGGAAAACAGTGCTTTAtctcttgctttcttttccgtcgcTCCGTCGAGGCGCCGTCTGCACATCTCTGCGACTCACCTCCTCGGGGAAATTCTCGACAAACAGAGTGCGCCCAAGCTGCTGGAGCTCCGTCTCCTTGTAGGGACACCCCGTCACcagcgaggccgcagcgGGAAGGAGACCGCCGGCGCCGGGGCCGATGGAGACACCTAGGCCTaactccgtcttcttcttctcggcgagGATTTTCGCCTGCAGAGCTGCTGATTGAACCGCCTGCAAATATCGGAAACACAcggcagaaaacaaaacggCCTTTCCCCAGAAAGGAGGGACGCACAAACAtcagggaaacgagaaacgcgaccgAGGAAAAAACCGGCACGTGCGCCcccgaaaaagcgagaggctACCCAAAAatgcctctcgcctttgcaTCTTCTACCTGCATAAGAAGCCTCAGTCGTCGTGCCCGCACGTGTCCCCTTTTTTTGGCTCGAGGGCACCGCGCGCATCCGTATTCCCACTGGTCTTCCCCCCCCTCTTGTCTGCCATCCGATGACTTACCTGCAAGTTGCTGAGGTGGTTCTGCATGGCGATTTCGACCACGCTCATTTGGCTGTTTAGCGGCATGGCCCCAAAagccgcggcgcctccggccTGTCCCCCCAgcgccgcgaccgcgccCGCGGTCGCTAGTTGGGCTCCGGCTCCGAGGGCACCCGCGCTGTTGGCTTCGAACTGCTGGAGTTGgagctgctggagctgct
This region of Neospora caninum Liverpool complete genome, chromosome Ia genomic DNA includes:
- a CDS encoding possible RNA-binding protein, related, producing the protein MLAGSSAVGGASVRAPLYSTANILYIKNLSPLVTGDHIRQIFSHCGEILTIGFKAYTNNPAQRYCVLEFRDSAGITAASQLNNTPLLNVPMVVTVVEPAGGGTFIAPPEALATSGSGSTAASLEALAKQAALNVQQPVGLAQPAVGEGMRQLQQLQQLQLQQFEANSAGALGAGAQLATAGAVAALGGQAGGAAAFGAMPLNSQMSVVEIAMQNHLSNLQAVQSAALQAKILAEKKKTELGLGVSIGPGAGGLLPAAASLVTGCPYKETELQQLGRTLFVENFPEEYEKEELRLLLRDFGKISDLRVDQHPEKKSKFAVVEFETAEEAQFVRGMDGKPIGNLTLTIKASQSLVTFRDPDGVLFDVPPPPILAVLKQQQTPEAQQEALQNKLKEVKYAKMEIEDKLKGPNGLKSRPKRESSRSRAGGGSGRSLLRGRDRRGASSRSRSRPLRSSSGRRRSVDRREESRRMGSEGAKDRVLAGASGALRSVEQRRSISRSPDDAVDEMRQAPTPSAQKAEQKGDDREVSMSPRATDREGEGGSGRKGGKRVSRSVSQDAGARKLAGSGDVLEKSPRETTGPGEAPLSVKDEKKPGHAGENGVAYAEDASGGPSSPGFAPSTKDSKKERDGRGRESRSPRRQEGPSSKRGDFSSGTSRSPSTERRKTLKDREMPKRGVDASLSRSPSGTRRKAPSSGPPAQRGADPRRPSSSSRSPRGRSNPRWRSSSFSRKKEDGRDLSRERSGRDGPRRPSLDGRRGGPGDRCARRSGSRRRSSVSDSDRSSFSPGRPRRVPPGLRGRRRLSGDDRDLSSSEPGAAYGRPRPRGLPARPDSGERGSPFSRRRRRSVSRSGDRNSVEDGRLSRGGSRSRGPGRPGAGRRGSIRLEEEMRDRDDDYPHRGGFPGSRARGDRRGGAPSPYRPPGGRKAGSREPSFGREMHPVERGDGLGGRSGARMPVRGRPSGAQLADTANTWGGGPSRQDKKGPLGQGGMGPRGEDGVFGLREGPRGRGRQAGRRRLGRRGNESGDDGGRDARMDRYKSQSRSLSEDSDSSSSPVSARGENGGAKSGGPWSPVSRGARAGREADLGDGEKSSRAALEAGTRLERESGGRGPQGTGGSTERGGGSVGDGLSGAKETGVSGPHPSRAQPMNALCGGRPGASGTSGGA